One genomic region from Mycobacterium basiliense encodes:
- a CDS encoding IclR family transcriptional regulator produces MDSTLLKGLRVLECLARSGEPRRVTDVARELELARSNVHRTLATLVEAGYVDVDPQSHRYTCTLRLFELGSRVAEGIEVKSAARPFMQTLGIQTQETVHLAVLRGAEVVYLDKVESPQPVRAYSSVGGRAPAHCVASGKALLSALSMDQLASALPGEDLPRWTGRTIPTMQSLKVELAKIRDRGYADNRGEWRADVGGIAASVSEASGAAVAAIGISGPIERVTRHHDEFRDAVVAAAQAISRALGYVHASGS; encoded by the coding sequence ATGGACTCCACGCTACTAAAGGGCCTCCGTGTGCTTGAGTGTTTGGCGCGCAGCGGGGAGCCGAGGAGGGTGACTGATGTCGCCCGCGAATTGGAGCTAGCCCGCAGCAATGTTCATCGCACGCTGGCAACTCTTGTTGAGGCCGGCTACGTCGACGTCGATCCCCAGTCGCATAGGTACACGTGCACCTTGCGGCTGTTCGAACTAGGCAGCCGCGTGGCGGAGGGGATCGAAGTCAAGTCTGCGGCGCGTCCATTCATGCAAACGCTTGGTATCCAGACGCAGGAGACCGTCCATCTCGCAGTGCTGCGCGGTGCCGAGGTTGTGTACCTCGACAAGGTTGAAAGCCCGCAGCCTGTGCGCGCCTACTCTTCGGTGGGGGGGCGGGCGCCGGCACACTGCGTCGCTTCTGGCAAAGCTCTTCTCTCCGCGCTGTCGATGGACCAGCTGGCATCCGCGCTGCCGGGTGAAGATTTGCCGAGGTGGACTGGGCGAACGATACCGACAATGCAGTCGCTGAAGGTTGAATTGGCGAAGATACGAGACCGAGGTTACGCAGACAATCGAGGCGAATGGCGCGCCGACGTCGGTGGTATCGCGGCGTCGGTGTCTGAGGCGTCTGGTGCTGCGGTGGCGGCGATCGGGATCTCTGGTCCCATCGAGCGCGTGACAAGACACCATGACGAGTTTCGAGATGCGGTAGTCGCTGCAGCGCAGGCCATCTCGCGTGCACTCGGCTATGTGCATGCTTCCGGCAGCTAG
- a CDS encoding lipase maturation factor family protein, with protein sequence MEWFSAPGYWLGRLVLERGVAAIYLTAFVASALQFRALIGEHGMLPVPGYLAGKSFWRAPSVFHFHYSDRLFAGVCWSGAVLAAAIVVGAADWVPLWAAMPMWLTLWVLYLSIVNVGQLWYGFGWESLLLETGFLMIFLGNGRVAPPILTLWLVRWLLFRVEFGAGLIKMRGDPCWRDLTCLYYHHETQPMPGPLSWFFHRMPKPLHRIEVAGNHFAQLVVPFGLFAPQPIASIAALIIITTQLWLVLSGNFSWLNWLTIMLAFSALGGSFVASLVTTPMPPTLAGPPTWFAGIVIVLAAAVLFLSYWPTRNMLSPGQRMNMSFNPFHLVNTYGAFGSICRTRREVVIEGTQDTELTGQTVWQEYEFKGKPGSVHRLPRQWAPYHLRLDWLMWFAAISPGYGLPWMTPLLTRLLRNDPPTLRLLRHNPFPDSPPRFVRAQLYQYRFTTPQELRRDRAWWHRQLIGRYVAPISLR encoded by the coding sequence ATGGAATGGTTTTCGGCGCCCGGATACTGGCTTGGCCGACTTGTGCTCGAGCGCGGCGTCGCGGCGATCTACCTGACCGCGTTCGTCGCGTCCGCGCTGCAGTTTCGCGCGCTTATCGGCGAGCATGGGATGCTGCCGGTGCCAGGGTATCTGGCCGGCAAATCGTTCTGGAGAGCGCCCAGCGTTTTTCACTTCCATTATTCCGACCGGTTGTTCGCCGGGGTCTGTTGGTCCGGCGCGGTGCTGGCGGCGGCCATCGTGGTCGGCGCCGCCGATTGGGTACCGCTCTGGGCCGCCATGCCGATGTGGTTGACGCTATGGGTGCTCTATCTGTCGATCGTCAATGTCGGACAACTGTGGTACGGATTTGGCTGGGAGTCGTTGCTGCTGGAGACCGGATTTCTGATGATCTTTCTCGGCAACGGACGAGTTGCCCCGCCGATACTGACCCTATGGTTGGTGCGCTGGCTGCTGTTTCGAGTCGAGTTCGGCGCGGGATTGATCAAGATGCGCGGTGACCCATGCTGGCGCGATCTGACATGCCTCTATTATCACCATGAGACACAGCCGATGCCGGGGCCGCTGAGCTGGTTTTTCCACCGCATGCCAAAGCCGCTGCACCGTATCGAAGTGGCCGGCAACCATTTCGCCCAACTCGTGGTGCCGTTCGGACTGTTTGCCCCGCAACCGATCGCCAGCATTGCCGCCCTGATCATCATCACCACCCAGCTGTGGTTGGTGCTCTCGGGCAACTTCTCCTGGCTCAACTGGCTGACGATCATGCTGGCATTCAGTGCGCTCGGCGGATCGTTCGTGGCTTCGCTGGTAACGACGCCCATGCCGCCGACGCTGGCCGGACCACCCACATGGTTCGCCGGTATCGTGATAGTCCTTGCGGCAGCGGTGCTATTCCTCAGCTACTGGCCCACTCGCAACATGCTGTCTCCTGGTCAGCGAATGAATATGTCGTTCAACCCATTTCACTTGGTGAACACCTACGGCGCATTCGGCAGCATCTGTCGCACCCGCCGCGAGGTGGTGATCGAAGGCACCCAGGACACCGAACTCACCGGGCAGACCGTATGGCAGGAGTACGAGTTCAAAGGCAAGCCCGGTTCTGTGCATCGACTGCCCCGACAATGGGCGCCCTACCATCTGCGCCTGGATTGGCTGATGTGGTTCGCCGCGATTTCCCCCGGCTACGGGTTGCCGTGGATGACGCCGTTGTTGACGCGGCTACTACGCAACGATCCGCCGACACTACGGCTGCTGCGTCACAATCCCTTTCCGGATTCCCCGCCGAGATTTGTGCGTGCCCAGCTCTACCAGTATCGCTTCACCACACCCCAGGAGCTACGACGAGATCGGGCCTGGTGGCACCGGCAGCTCATCGGAAGATATGTCGCGCCGATCTCGCTGCGATGA
- a CDS encoding glycerophosphodiester phosphodiesterase family protein has translation MEFLRSGGRIAMAHRGFTSFTLPKNSMGAFNEAVKLGFRYIETDVRASRDGIAVILHDRKLPPGSGVSGAVDRLSWRDISTADLGAGEPIPTLEELFVALPDVRVNIDIKAESAIEPTVDVIERLSVHDRVLITSFSDRRRQRALRLLSKRVASAAGTGAFVSFLAARTVGGRAYALRMLRDSDCLQLPPRLGGVQVITPTLVQTLHAADRQVHAWTIDDPATMHALLDINVDGIITDRADILRDVLAARGEW, from the coding sequence ATGGAGTTTCTGCGCAGCGGCGGGCGGATCGCGATGGCGCACCGCGGCTTCACCTCATTCACGTTGCCGAAGAACAGCATGGGGGCGTTCAACGAGGCGGTGAAGCTCGGATTTCGGTATATCGAAACCGACGTGCGGGCCAGTCGCGACGGTATCGCCGTGATCCTGCACGACCGCAAGCTCCCCCCCGGCTCGGGTGTCTCCGGCGCGGTCGACCGGTTGTCCTGGCGGGATATCAGCACAGCGGATCTTGGTGCCGGAGAACCGATCCCGACCCTCGAGGAACTGTTTGTCGCGCTGCCAGACGTGCGCGTCAATATCGATATCAAGGCCGAGTCCGCCATCGAACCGACCGTCGATGTCATCGAGCGCCTCAGCGTGCACGACCGTGTGCTGATCACTTCGTTCTCCGATCGCCGCCGACAGCGGGCCCTGCGTCTGCTGTCCAAACGGGTCGCCAGTGCCGCGGGCACCGGGGCATTTGTATCGTTCCTGGCGGCCAGAACGGTCGGTGGTCGCGCGTATGCGTTACGGATGTTGCGCGACAGCGACTGCCTACAGTTGCCGCCACGGCTTGGTGGCGTGCAGGTGATTACGCCCACGCTGGTGCAGACGCTGCACGCCGCCGACCGTCAGGTTCACGCCTGGACGATCGACGACCCCGCCACCATGCATGCGCTGCTGGATATCAACGTGGACGGGATCATCACCGACCGCGCGGACATACTGCGCGACGTACTTGCCGCCCGGGGTGAATGGTAA
- a CDS encoding TetR/AcrR family transcriptional regulator, protein MPTVTWARADPARRAAIVEAAEAEFGAHGFSQGSLNVIARRARVAKGSLFQYFADKRDLYSYIADIASQRVRSYMEDLIRELDPSRPFFEFLTDLLDGWVAYFAEHPRDRALHAAATLEVDTDARISVRSVIHRHYLEVLRPLVRDALTREDLRPDADTDALLSLLLMIFPHLALAPYMRGLDPILGLDEPTPEQPALAVRRLVAVLAAAFSPNLNMDIRGVR, encoded by the coding sequence ATGCCGACGGTGACTTGGGCTCGGGCCGATCCGGCACGTCGAGCAGCCATTGTGGAAGCCGCGGAAGCCGAGTTCGGCGCCCATGGCTTCTCCCAGGGCAGCCTGAATGTCATTGCCCGGCGCGCGCGGGTCGCCAAAGGCAGCCTCTTCCAGTACTTCGCGGACAAACGCGACCTGTATTCGTACATAGCCGACATCGCTAGCCAGCGAGTGCGCTCCTATATGGAGGATCTCATCCGTGAGTTGGATCCGAGCCGGCCATTCTTCGAATTTCTCACCGACCTACTCGACGGCTGGGTGGCCTATTTCGCCGAGCATCCGCGGGATCGAGCCCTGCACGCCGCGGCGACCCTGGAGGTCGACACCGACGCCCGCATCAGCGTGCGAAGCGTCATTCATCGCCACTACCTAGAGGTGCTGCGGCCGTTGGTGCGCGACGCGTTGACCCGCGAAGACCTGCGCCCGGATGCCGACACCGATGCGCTGCTGTCGCTGCTGTTGATGATTTTTCCGCACCTGGCGCTGGCTCCGTACATGCGCGGATTGGACCCCATTCTCGGGCTTGACGAACCCACACCCGAACAGCCGGCGCTGGCCGTGCGTCGGCTGGTCGCAGTGCTGGCGGCGGCGTTCTCGCCGAACCTCAACATGGATATTCGTGGGGTCAGATGA
- a CDS encoding acetolactate synthase large subunit, which yields MSTAAQLMVNCLENEGVSVIFGVPGEENIRLVEALAASNIRYVLTRHEQGAAFMAEMYGRVTGRAAVVSATLGPGAINMQLGVADATTNSTPMVAISAQVGQNREYKESHQYVDLVSMFAPITRWAAGVPTARAIPEMFRKAFKLAETERPAAVYLAVPEHIDADVVDYPELTPLPRNVVRADAPAPGQVARAADVLRGAQRPVVLAGHGAARNAASGALVKFAEQHGIQVANTFHGKGVIPDDHPSSIGTLGFMRRDYVNFGFDHADVIIAVGYELQEFDPVRINPQGDKKIIHIHRFPAEVDAHYSVDVGIIGDISASLDALSDALGARRFVGTADVPGVGLLAEEFARGQHDSRFPLAPQRVVADIRAALGRSDVVLVDTGATKMWMARLYPTYEQNTCLVSNGLSSMGFSLPGALGVKLARPEARVLAVVGDGAFLMNSQEIETAVRERIPLVVLIWEDGGYGLIEWKMDLELGEHYYVKFGNPDVVKYAESFGAKGYRVASADELLPTLQTALDGDGVSVISCSVDYSENLRLTDRLGELDDGL from the coding sequence ATGAGTACTGCCGCTCAACTTATGGTGAATTGCTTGGAGAACGAAGGGGTATCCGTGATCTTCGGGGTGCCCGGTGAGGAGAACATCCGTCTGGTTGAGGCGCTGGCCGCCTCCAACATCCGTTATGTGCTGACCCGTCACGAGCAGGGGGCGGCGTTCATGGCGGAGATGTACGGGCGGGTCACCGGCCGCGCCGCGGTGGTCTCGGCCACCCTGGGACCGGGTGCGATCAACATGCAACTCGGCGTCGCCGACGCCACCACTAACAGCACACCCATGGTCGCAATTTCGGCCCAGGTCGGCCAGAACCGTGAGTACAAAGAGTCCCATCAGTATGTGGACCTGGTGTCCATGTTCGCCCCGATCACCCGCTGGGCGGCGGGCGTCCCCACCGCGAGAGCTATACCGGAGATGTTTCGCAAAGCGTTCAAGCTCGCCGAGACGGAACGGCCGGCGGCCGTTTACCTGGCAGTGCCCGAGCACATCGATGCCGATGTCGTCGACTATCCCGAGCTGACACCGTTGCCACGCAACGTTGTCCGCGCCGACGCGCCGGCGCCGGGTCAGGTAGCCCGTGCCGCCGACGTCCTGCGCGGTGCGCAGCGACCGGTGGTGTTGGCCGGGCACGGAGCGGCCCGCAACGCCGCCAGCGGTGCGCTGGTCAAGTTCGCCGAGCAGCATGGAATTCAGGTGGCCAACACTTTCCACGGCAAAGGTGTCATACCCGACGACCATCCCAGCAGCATCGGGACGTTGGGGTTCATGCGACGCGACTACGTCAATTTCGGGTTCGACCATGCCGACGTCATCATTGCGGTTGGTTACGAGCTACAGGAATTCGACCCGGTCCGAATCAATCCGCAGGGCGACAAAAAAATCATACATATCCATCGTTTCCCTGCCGAGGTCGACGCGCACTATTCGGTCGACGTGGGGATTATCGGTGACATCAGCGCCTCTCTGGACGCGCTGTCCGACGCGCTCGGTGCTCGTCGCTTCGTGGGCACGGCCGATGTTCCCGGAGTGGGCCTGCTCGCCGAGGAATTTGCTAGAGGACAACACGATTCCCGGTTTCCGCTGGCTCCGCAGCGAGTGGTGGCCGACATCCGCGCCGCCTTGGGTCGCAGCGACGTGGTGCTGGTGGATACCGGAGCAACGAAAATGTGGATGGCCAGGTTGTATCCGACCTACGAGCAAAACACCTGTTTGGTCTCAAATGGACTGTCCTCCATGGGATTTTCTCTTCCTGGAGCGTTGGGTGTCAAGCTGGCCAGGCCGGAGGCCCGGGTGCTGGCGGTGGTTGGCGACGGCGCATTCCTGATGAACTCGCAAGAGATCGAGACCGCGGTGCGCGAGCGAATACCGTTGGTGGTGCTGATTTGGGAGGACGGCGGCTACGGCCTGATTGAGTGGAAGATGGATCTCGAACTCGGCGAGCACTATTACGTGAAGTTCGGCAATCCCGATGTGGTGAAATACGCTGAGAGCTTTGGGGCCAAAGGATATCGGGTTGCTAGTGCGGACGAGTTGCTGCCAACGCTACAGACCGCGCTTGACGGCGACGGTGTGTCGGTGATCTCTTGCTCGGTTGACTATTCGGAAAACCTGCGGCTGACCGACCGGCTGGGCGAACTCGACGACGGGTTGTGA
- a CDS encoding NADP-dependent succinic semialdehyde dehydrogenase — protein sequence MPIATTNPATGETVKTFTAASNEEVEAAIARAYQRFADYRRNTTFAQRAEWAHATADLLEAEADQTAALMTLEMGKTIASAKAEVLKCAKGFRYYADNTAALLADEPADAAKVGASKAYSRYQPLGVVLAVMPWNFPLWQAVRFAAPALMAGNVGLLKHASNVPQCALYLADVITRGGFPDGCFQTLLVSASVVESILRDPRVAAATLTGSEPAGQSVGAIAGDEIKPTVLELGGSDPFIVMPSADLDSAVSTAVTGRVQNNGQSCIAAKRFIAHADIYDEFVEKFVAQMSALRVGDPTDPQTQVGPLATEQGRDEIAKQVDDAAAAGAVIRCGGKPLDRPGWFYPPTVITDITREMALYTEEIFGPVASVYRAADIDEAIEIANATTFGLGSNAWTQDEAEQRRFIDDIEAGQVFINGMTVSYPELPFGGVKRSGYGRELSAHGIREFCNIKTVWVG from the coding sequence GTGCCCATCGCCACGACCAACCCGGCCACCGGGGAGACAGTCAAGACTTTCACTGCGGCATCCAACGAGGAAGTCGAGGCAGCGATAGCCCGCGCTTACCAGCGGTTCGCAGACTACCGCCGCAACACCACCTTCGCCCAGCGCGCCGAGTGGGCACACGCCACCGCCGACCTGTTGGAGGCCGAGGCTGACCAGACCGCCGCCCTGATGACGCTCGAGATGGGCAAGACGATCGCTTCGGCCAAGGCCGAAGTACTCAAGTGCGCGAAGGGCTTTCGCTACTACGCGGACAACACCGCGGCCTTGCTCGCCGACGAGCCCGCGGACGCCGCCAAGGTCGGCGCATCCAAGGCGTACAGCCGATACCAGCCGCTCGGCGTGGTGCTGGCCGTCATGCCGTGGAATTTCCCGTTATGGCAAGCGGTCCGGTTCGCCGCTCCGGCCCTGATGGCCGGCAACGTCGGCCTGTTGAAGCACGCGTCGAACGTGCCGCAGTGTGCGCTGTATCTCGCAGACGTCATTACCCGCGGCGGCTTCCCGGACGGCTGCTTCCAGACGCTGCTGGTTTCCGCCAGCGTGGTGGAAAGCATCCTGCGGGATCCCCGCGTCGCGGCGGCCACCCTCACCGGCAGCGAACCAGCGGGTCAATCGGTCGGGGCGATCGCCGGCGACGAGATCAAACCCACCGTACTCGAGCTGGGCGGCAGCGACCCGTTCATCGTGATGCCGTCGGCGGACCTGGACTCCGCGGTCAGCACCGCGGTCACCGGCCGGGTGCAGAACAACGGCCAATCCTGCATCGCGGCTAAGAGATTCATTGCCCACGCCGACATTTACGACGAGTTCGTGGAGAAGTTCGTCGCGCAAATGTCGGCGCTGAGAGTAGGCGACCCGACCGACCCCCAGACTCAAGTCGGTCCGCTGGCCACCGAGCAGGGCCGCGACGAGATCGCCAAACAGGTCGATGACGCCGCCGCGGCGGGCGCCGTGATCCGCTGCGGCGGCAAACCGCTGGACCGGCCGGGGTGGTTCTACCCACCCACGGTGATCACCGACATCACCAGGGAAATGGCGCTCTATACCGAGGAGATCTTCGGGCCGGTCGCCTCGGTGTACCGTGCCGCCGACATCGACGAGGCCATCGAGATCGCCAACGCGACGACGTTCGGGCTGGGTTCCAACGCGTGGACCCAGGACGAGGCTGAGCAGCGGCGGTTCATCGATGACATCGAAGCGGGACAGGTGTTCATCAACGGGATGACGGTGTCCTACCCCGAGCTGCCGTTCGGCGGTGTTAAGCGCTCCGGCTACGGCCGGGAACTTTCGGCCCACGGGATCCGCGAATTCTGCAATATCAAGACCGTTTGGGTCGGCTAG
- a CDS encoding enoyl-CoA hydratase/isomerase family protein, producing MADLVVGCHERVLNITLNRGEKRNALSATMVEGLLGALSAVDPARTDLVVLQGAGCAFSAGFDFSGIDTANDAELCYRFVRIEMMLQTLHHLPVPTLGLAHGASYGAGADLLCACGVRIADPCAEFRLPGLAFGVVLGTRRLAGRVGAERARRLQATGDIFKTPAALQYGFISQIAARADWPNVVSSIAEQVARVPVDARSHFSRAAQIDSRDSDLADLIRAASVPGLADRMRRFRLANR from the coding sequence GTGGCCGATCTTGTTGTTGGCTGCCATGAGCGTGTACTCAACATCACTCTCAATCGCGGTGAGAAGCGCAACGCGTTGTCCGCGACGATGGTGGAAGGACTGCTGGGTGCGCTCTCCGCAGTTGATCCAGCACGAACGGACCTGGTCGTCCTGCAGGGGGCGGGATGCGCCTTCAGCGCGGGATTCGACTTCTCAGGCATCGACACCGCTAACGACGCCGAACTTTGCTACCGGTTTGTGCGAATAGAAATGATGCTCCAGACACTCCACCACTTGCCGGTGCCAACGCTAGGCTTGGCTCACGGGGCAAGCTACGGAGCCGGAGCGGACCTGTTGTGTGCGTGTGGTGTGCGTATTGCGGACCCGTGCGCCGAATTCAGGTTGCCGGGACTTGCTTTTGGTGTTGTGCTCGGTACGCGTCGCCTCGCGGGGCGAGTGGGTGCAGAACGCGCCCGGCGCCTCCAAGCGACCGGCGACATCTTCAAGACACCCGCAGCGTTGCAGTACGGCTTTATCAGCCAGATTGCCGCCCGCGCTGACTGGCCTAACGTTGTCAGTTCGATCGCCGAGCAAGTCGCACGCGTTCCTGTTGATGCACGATCTCACTTTTCTCGCGCAGCGCAAATAGATTCACGAGATTCCGACCTGGCTGACCTGATCCGCGCAGCCTCAGTACCCGGGTTGGCCGACCGTATGCGGAGATTTCGGTTGGCAAATCGGTGA
- a CDS encoding CaiB/BaiF CoA transferase family protein, translating to MLKPLDGVRVIEFCTVASGPFCGMLLADFGADVIKVEMPGTGDSMRAWPPLTCGYSENFASLNRNKRSIELNLKDPDDNAVARKLLSKAAVVLENSRPGVMEKLGLDYSSVRRVNPRVVYASISAYGQSGPRSREGGFDLTLQAASGIMSVTGEPGRGPVKCGVPLSDFATGLYAAFSISAALREAATSGHGTHIDVSMFGSSLAIAALQTSEYFGRGIDPTAIGSKHPRNAPYQTFCASDGPFAIAAGNDSLWQAMCAVLGREDLRDSPRFASTALRAQNQQQLSGILDEIFSSRRVDELLEVFRKAGIPCAPINTYSQALSDPQVEHMGWVQNLHLPTGVVTKTFGSPIRFCGERPAIYRQPPLLGEHNSEIRAEIERVL from the coding sequence GTGTTGAAACCGCTTGATGGAGTTCGGGTAATCGAATTCTGCACAGTTGCTTCTGGCCCGTTTTGTGGGATGCTGCTTGCCGACTTCGGAGCTGACGTGATCAAAGTCGAGATGCCGGGGACGGGCGACTCAATGCGGGCATGGCCTCCGCTGACATGTGGCTATAGCGAGAATTTTGCATCGCTGAACCGAAACAAGCGTTCGATAGAGCTGAATCTCAAAGACCCCGACGATAATGCCGTGGCGCGCAAGTTGCTCTCCAAAGCTGCTGTGGTGCTGGAAAATTCGCGTCCTGGCGTGATGGAGAAACTTGGACTGGACTACAGCAGCGTTCGGCGTGTCAACCCTCGCGTTGTGTATGCGTCTATCTCCGCCTACGGACAGTCTGGACCGAGATCGCGCGAGGGCGGCTTTGATCTCACACTTCAGGCGGCAAGCGGCATCATGAGTGTGACGGGTGAACCTGGCCGCGGGCCGGTCAAGTGCGGCGTACCGCTATCGGACTTTGCAACCGGCTTGTACGCGGCGTTTAGCATCAGCGCCGCACTTCGTGAGGCCGCGACGAGCGGCCACGGTACCCATATCGATGTCTCGATGTTTGGCTCGTCTCTGGCGATCGCCGCACTGCAAACGAGCGAGTACTTCGGGCGTGGCATCGATCCGACCGCAATAGGGTCCAAGCATCCGCGCAACGCCCCTTACCAGACATTCTGTGCGTCCGACGGACCGTTTGCCATCGCGGCGGGTAATGACAGTTTGTGGCAGGCGATGTGCGCTGTCCTCGGGCGAGAAGACCTACGTGATAGCCCCAGATTTGCCTCCACTGCTTTGCGCGCTCAAAATCAGCAGCAGCTCAGCGGGATCCTTGACGAGATATTCAGTTCACGCAGAGTGGACGAGCTTCTTGAGGTGTTCCGTAAAGCGGGTATTCCGTGTGCCCCTATTAATACCTACTCCCAGGCGTTATCGGACCCTCAAGTCGAGCACATGGGTTGGGTTCAGAATCTGCATCTGCCCACTGGGGTGGTAACGAAGACCTTCGGGTCGCCTATTCGCTTCTGCGGCGAAAGGCCCGCGATATATCGTCAACCCCCACTGCTGGGTGAGCACAACAGTGAGATCCGCGCCGAGATCGAACGCGTCCTCTAG
- a CDS encoding acyl-CoA dehydrogenase family protein, whose translation MLLNPNRLQRKYPDARSAEIMQATVDFFESRGKAKLKQDDHERAWYSDFLAHIAQNRIFASLLTPAEYGADPALACRWDTYRISEFAEIIGFYGLSYWYPFQVTALGLGPIWMSDNEDAKRKAAAQLEQGEVFAFGLSEQAHGADVYQTDMILTPSKDVGHGWTAEGEKYYIGNANVARMVSTFGKIVDSSKEPEYVFFAADSQHDRYELKKNVVNSQNYVANYALHDYPVTEADLLHRGIGAFHAALNTVNVCKYNLGWGAVGMCTHALYEAITHAANRHLYGTVVTDFSHVRRLLTDAYTRLVAMRLVATRASDYMRSASADDRRYLLYSPLTKAKVTSEGERVITALFDVIAAKGVEKDTFFETVAREIGMLPRLEGTVHINIGLLAKFMPNFLFAPDAALPQVGRRDDAADDTFLFNQGPTGGLGKVRFHDWRAPFDSYGHLPNVALLREQIDVLAEMLASATPDATQQKDIDFAFGVGQIFALVPYAQLILEEAPLSGVDEALIDEIFGLLIRDFNSYAVELHDKSATTDAQARFAMRMIRRPAHDASRYEQVWKEHVLPLNGAYQMRP comes from the coding sequence ATGCTGCTCAACCCGAACCGCCTGCAACGTAAATATCCAGACGCGCGCTCGGCGGAGATCATGCAGGCCACGGTGGACTTCTTCGAGTCCCGGGGTAAGGCAAAGCTCAAGCAGGATGACCACGAACGCGCGTGGTACTCCGACTTTCTTGCCCACATCGCTCAGAATCGCATCTTTGCCTCCCTGCTGACCCCGGCCGAGTACGGCGCGGACCCGGCGTTGGCTTGCCGCTGGGACACCTACCGGATCAGCGAGTTCGCCGAGATCATCGGCTTTTATGGGCTGAGCTACTGGTACCCCTTCCAGGTGACGGCCCTGGGCCTGGGCCCGATCTGGATGAGCGACAACGAGGACGCCAAGCGCAAGGCCGCCGCCCAGCTCGAGCAGGGCGAGGTGTTCGCCTTCGGCCTGTCCGAACAGGCCCACGGCGCCGACGTGTACCAGACAGACATGATCCTGACGCCCTCCAAAGACGTTGGGCACGGCTGGACGGCCGAGGGCGAAAAGTACTACATCGGCAACGCCAACGTCGCTCGCATGGTGTCGACGTTCGGCAAGATCGTCGACTCGTCCAAGGAACCGGAATACGTCTTCTTCGCCGCCGACTCCCAGCACGACCGGTATGAGCTGAAGAAGAATGTGGTCAACTCGCAGAACTACGTGGCGAATTACGCGCTGCACGACTACCCGGTCACCGAAGCCGACCTGCTGCACCGCGGGATCGGCGCTTTCCACGCCGCGCTGAACACCGTCAACGTTTGCAAGTACAACCTGGGCTGGGGCGCGGTCGGGATGTGCACCCACGCCTTGTACGAGGCCATCACGCACGCGGCCAACCGTCACCTGTATGGCACCGTGGTCACCGACTTCAGCCACGTGCGTCGGCTGCTTACCGACGCCTACACGCGGCTGGTCGCGATGCGGTTGGTGGCTACCCGAGCCAGCGACTACATGCGCAGCGCGTCGGCCGACGACCGGCGCTACCTGCTGTACAGCCCGCTGACCAAAGCCAAGGTGACCAGCGAGGGCGAGCGCGTTATTACCGCGTTGTTCGATGTCATCGCCGCCAAGGGCGTCGAGAAGGACACCTTCTTCGAAACCGTGGCCCGCGAGATCGGCATGCTGCCCCGGCTGGAGGGCACCGTCCACATCAATATCGGGTTGCTGGCCAAGTTCATGCCCAACTTCCTGTTCGCCCCCGACGCCGCGCTGCCGCAGGTTGGTCGCCGCGACGACGCGGCCGACGACACCTTCCTGTTCAACCAGGGACCCACCGGCGGGCTGGGCAAGGTGCGGTTCCACGACTGGCGGGCGCCCTTTGACAGCTACGGCCACCTGCCCAATGTGGCGTTGCTGCGCGAGCAGATCGACGTGCTGGCCGAGATGTTGGCCAGCGCCACCCCGGATGCGACGCAACAAAAGGACATCGACTTTGCCTTCGGTGTGGGGCAGATCTTCGCGTTGGTGCCCTACGCGCAGCTCATCCTCGAGGAAGCTCCGCTGTCTGGGGTGGACGAAGCGTTGATTGATGAGATCTTCGGCCTGCTGATCCGGGACTTCAACAGCTACGCCGTCGAGCTCCACGACAAGTCCGCCACGACGGACGCACAGGCCCGTTTCGCGATGCGGATGATCCGCCGCCCCGCGCATGACGCGTCCCGCTATGAGCAGGTCTGGAAGGAGCACGTGCTGCCGCTCAACGGCGCCTATCAAATGCGCCCGTGA